One Kineococcus radiotolerans SRS30216 = ATCC BAA-149 DNA window includes the following coding sequences:
- the rlmB gene encoding 23S rRNA (guanosine(2251)-2'-O)-methyltransferase RlmB yields the protein MAGNSQRRGAVSKGKKGPTVGSGGKNRRSLEGRGPTPKASERPYHPAAKAAAKAAHKAATTNGRPGGRPPARRKPAGETEWIAGRNSIVEALRAELPITGIYVASRIETDERVKEILAAAGDKGIPLLEASRQDLDRHTENAVHQGVAATVPPYDYAHPMDLLDRAADSGRPALVVALDGVTDPRNLGAVVRSVAAFGGHGVVVPERRAAGMTASAWKTSAGAAARTPVARATNLVRAIEEYQKAGLFVVGLDAEGDVLLPQLKLADGPLVLVVGAEGAGLSRLVREKCDQVVSIPMAGAFESLNAGVAAGIALYEVARHR from the coding sequence GTGGCAGGGAACTCCCAGCGTCGCGGCGCTGTCAGCAAGGGCAAGAAGGGTCCGACCGTCGGTTCCGGCGGCAAGAACCGCCGCAGCCTGGAGGGGCGGGGCCCGACGCCGAAGGCGAGCGAGCGCCCGTACCACCCGGCGGCGAAGGCGGCGGCCAAGGCCGCGCACAAGGCGGCCACGACGAACGGCCGCCCCGGCGGTCGTCCGCCGGCGCGGCGCAAGCCGGCCGGTGAGACCGAGTGGATCGCGGGCCGGAACTCCATCGTCGAGGCGCTGCGCGCGGAACTGCCGATCACCGGCATCTACGTCGCCTCGCGCATCGAGACGGACGAGCGGGTCAAGGAGATCCTCGCCGCGGCGGGCGACAAGGGCATCCCGCTGCTGGAGGCCTCCCGCCAGGACCTCGACCGCCACACCGAGAACGCCGTCCACCAGGGCGTCGCGGCCACCGTCCCGCCCTACGACTACGCCCACCCGATGGACCTGCTGGACCGCGCCGCGGACTCCGGTCGCCCGGCGCTGGTCGTCGCCCTCGACGGGGTGACCGACCCGCGCAACCTCGGGGCGGTCGTCCGCTCGGTCGCCGCGTTCGGCGGGCACGGCGTCGTCGTCCCCGAGCGTCGCGCGGCCGGCATGACCGCCTCGGCGTGGAAGACGTCGGCCGGGGCGGCGGCCCGCACCCCGGTGGCGCGCGCGACGAACCTCGTCCGCGCCATCGAGGAGTACCAGAAGGCCGGGTTGTTCGTCGTGGGTCTCGACGCGGAGGGCGACGTCCTGCTCCCGCAGCTCAAGCTCGCCGACGGTCCGCTCGTCCTCGTCGTCGGGGCCGAGGGCGCGGGGCTGTCGCGGCTGGTGCGGGAGAAGTGCGACCAGGTCGTCAGCATCCCGATGGCCGGTGCCTTCGAGTCGCTGAACGCGGGTGTCGCCGCGGGCATCGCGCTGTACGAGGTCGCCCGCCACCGCTGA
- the atzF gene encoding allophanate hydrolase, with amino-acid sequence MNLQQVVRDAYARIAAADRPEVWIALRPEAEVLAEAAGVDPAAPLAGILVAVKDNIDVAGLPTTAGAPSFAYRPAVDATAVARLRAAGALVLGKTNLDQFATGLVGTRSPHGAVRHAFAPDRISGGSSSGSAVAVALGLVDVALGTDTAGSGRVPAALHGIVGVKPTRGLVPATGVVPACRSLDCVTVFARDLDLARRTAELLTGPDGLDPLAREDVPRPAPPARPRIAVPGPEHLDGLAAGWAEAFAAHVERVRATGAEVVEVDVAPLLAVAELLYGGAFVAERTAAVGRHVAEHADLVGTDLDPVVAGIVLAGERVSAVEVFRDRERLDVLAARSREVLAGFDALLTPTTTAHPTLAEVAADPVGVNSRLGRFTNFANLLDLASLAVPAGTVAGLPFGVMLTGPAFSDRALAVLAARWADPGVDLLVVGAHLSGQPLNHELVAAGGSLVGPARTAARYRLFALDTVPPKPGAVRVAGDDPAGASIAGEVWRLPAAGFGTFVAALPPPMTIGAVTLDDGRVVRGFLAEPVALAGAEEITTFGSWPAARAARGPAQRGVVAASAR; translated from the coding sequence GTGAACCTCCAGCAGGTGGTGCGCGACGCCTACGCCCGGATCGCCGCGGCCGACCGGCCCGAGGTGTGGATCGCCCTGCGCCCGGAGGCCGAGGTCCTCGCCGAGGCCGCCGGGGTGGACCCCGCCGCGCCGCTGGCGGGGATCCTCGTCGCGGTGAAGGACAACATCGACGTCGCCGGGCTGCCGACCACGGCCGGGGCGCCGTCGTTCGCGTACCGGCCCGCGGTGGACGCGACCGCGGTGGCCCGGCTGCGGGCGGCGGGGGCGCTGGTGCTGGGCAAGACGAACCTGGACCAGTTCGCCACCGGCCTGGTCGGCACGCGCAGCCCCCACGGCGCGGTCCGCCACGCCTTCGCCCCGGACCGGATCTCCGGCGGGTCCAGCTCCGGGTCCGCCGTCGCGGTCGCCCTCGGCCTCGTCGACGTGGCCCTGGGCACCGACACGGCCGGTTCGGGACGGGTCCCGGCCGCCCTGCACGGGATCGTCGGGGTGAAGCCGACCCGCGGCCTCGTCCCGGCCACCGGGGTCGTGCCCGCCTGCCGCAGCCTCGACTGCGTCACCGTCTTCGCCCGCGACCTCGACCTCGCCCGGCGCACCGCGGAACTGCTCACCGGCCCCGACGGCCTCGACCCCCTCGCCCGCGAGGACGTGCCGCGCCCGGCGCCGCCGGCCCGCCCGCGGATCGCCGTCCCGGGCCCCGAGCACCTCGACGGTCTCGCCGCGGGCTGGGCGGAGGCCTTCGCCGCCCACGTCGAACGGGTCCGGGCCACCGGGGCCGAGGTCGTCGAGGTCGACGTCGCCCCGCTGCTGGCCGTCGCCGAGCTGCTCTACGGCGGCGCCTTCGTCGCCGAGCGCACCGCGGCGGTGGGGCGCCACGTCGCCGAGCACGCCGACCTCGTCGGCACCGACCTCGACCCCGTGGTCGCCGGGATCGTCCTCGCCGGGGAGCGCGTGAGCGCCGTGGAGGTCTTCCGCGACCGCGAGCGCCTCGACGTCCTCGCCGCGCGCTCGCGGGAGGTGCTGGCCGGGTTCGACGCGCTGCTCACCCCGACGACGACGGCCCACCCGACGCTGGCCGAGGTCGCGGCCGACCCGGTCGGGGTGAACTCGCGGCTGGGGCGGTTCACGAACTTCGCCAACCTGCTCGACCTGGCCTCCCTCGCCGTCCCGGCCGGGACGGTCGCCGGGCTGCCGTTCGGGGTGATGCTCACCGGCCCGGCGTTCAGCGACCGGGCGCTCGCGGTGCTGGCGGCGCGCTGGGCGGACCCGGGCGTCGACCTGCTCGTCGTCGGCGCGCACCTGTCGGGGCAGCCGCTGAACCACGAGCTCGTCGCGGCCGGGGGCAGCCTGGTCGGCCCGGCGCGGACCGCGGCGCGGTACCGGCTGTTCGCCCTCGACACCGTCCCCCCGAAACCGGGGGCGGTGCGCGTCGCCGGCGACGACCCGGCGGGGGCCTCGATCGCGGGGGAGGTGTGGCGGCTGCCCGCGGCCGGGTTCGGGACCTTCGTCGCCGCGCTGCCGCCGCCGATGACCATCGGGGCGGTCACCCTCGACGACGGCCGCGTCGTGCGCGGCTTCCTGGCCGAGCCGGTGGCGCTGGCCGGGGCGGAGGAGATCACGACGTTCGGCTCGTGGCCCGCGGCGCGCGCCGCCCGCGGCCCGGCGCAGCGGGGGGTCGTGGCAGCATCGGCGCGGTGA
- a CDS encoding S-(hydroxymethyl)mycothiol dehydrogenase — protein sequence MAWTVPGVISRAKGAPVETVDIVVPEPIAGEVVVDVAACGVCHTDLHYREGGINDDYPFLLGHEAAGTVAQVGEGVTNVAVGDAVVLNWRAVCGECRACKRGRPQYCFATRNASQKMTLTDGTPLSPALGIGAFTPKTLVAAGQATRIDTSIYDGSTTGFDPAVAGLLGCGVMAGIGAAVNTAPVQRGDTVAVIGCGGVGCAAIAGAVLAGARRVIAVDLDDRKLAWARQLGATHTVNSRGLSEDEVVKAVQDLTDSFGADVVIDAVGRPETWRQAFYARDLAGTVVLVGVPTPDMQLQVPLLDVFGRGGALKSSWYGDCLPERDFPALLELHADGRLPLDAFVSERIGLGDVEEAFATMKAGGVLRSVVVL from the coding sequence ATGGCCTGGACCGTTCCCGGAGTGATCTCGCGCGCCAAGGGCGCCCCCGTCGAGACCGTCGACATCGTGGTGCCCGAGCCGATCGCGGGCGAGGTCGTCGTCGACGTCGCCGCGTGCGGGGTCTGCCACACCGACCTGCACTACCGCGAGGGCGGGATCAACGACGACTACCCCTTCCTCCTCGGCCACGAGGCCGCCGGCACCGTCGCGCAGGTCGGCGAGGGCGTCACGAACGTCGCCGTCGGCGACGCCGTCGTCCTCAACTGGCGCGCGGTGTGCGGGGAGTGCCGGGCGTGCAAGCGCGGGCGCCCGCAGTACTGCTTCGCCACCCGCAACGCGAGCCAGAAGATGACGCTGACCGACGGCACCCCGCTCTCCCCCGCCCTGGGCATCGGCGCCTTCACCCCCAAGACCCTCGTCGCCGCCGGTCAGGCCACCAGGATCGACACCTCGATCTACGACGGCTCCACCACCGGCTTCGACCCCGCCGTCGCGGGCCTGCTGGGGTGCGGGGTCATGGCCGGCATCGGGGCCGCGGTCAACACCGCCCCCGTGCAGCGCGGGGACACCGTCGCCGTCATCGGCTGCGGCGGCGTGGGGTGCGCGGCGATCGCCGGGGCCGTCCTGGCCGGGGCGCGCCGGGTCATCGCCGTCGACCTCGACGACCGGAAGCTGGCCTGGGCGCGGCAGCTCGGGGCGACCCACACCGTCAACTCGCGCGGGCTCTCCGAGGACGAGGTCGTGAAGGCCGTCCAGGACCTCACCGACTCTTTCGGCGCCGACGTCGTCATCGACGCCGTGGGCCGCCCGGAGACCTGGCGGCAGGCGTTCTACGCCCGCGACCTCGCCGGCACCGTCGTCCTCGTCGGGGTCCCCACCCCGGACATGCAGCTGCAGGTGCCGCTGCTGGACGTCTTCGGGCGCGGCGGGGCGCTGAAGTCCTCCTGGTACGGCGACTGCCTGCCCGAGCGGGACTTCCCGGCGCTGCTGGAGCTGCACGCCGACGGCCGCCTGCCCCTGGACGCGTTCGTCTCCGAGCGCATCGGCCTCGGCGACGTCGAGGAGGCCTTCGCCACCATGAAGGCCGGCGGGGTCCTGCGCAGCGTGGTGGTCCTGTGA
- a CDS encoding MBL fold metallo-hydrolase, which produces MSARIEHLVTSGTFSLDGQTFDVDNNVWIVGDDREVVVLDAPHDVDVIAAAIGERTLLAVLCTHAHDDHVRRAPALAGRFSTPERRVPVLLHPADREVWDLTHPGVATTDLSNGEVVTVAGTELHVLHTPGHTPGAVSVYAPELSTVFTGDTLFAGGPGATGRSFSDFATIVDSIRDVLFELPADTRVHTGHGEDTTIGDESPHLQEWIARGH; this is translated from the coding sequence GTGAGCGCCCGGATCGAGCACCTCGTCACGTCGGGCACGTTCAGCCTCGACGGGCAGACCTTCGACGTGGACAACAACGTGTGGATCGTCGGCGACGACCGCGAGGTCGTCGTCCTCGACGCCCCCCACGACGTGGACGTCATCGCCGCCGCGATCGGCGAGCGCACGCTGCTGGCCGTCCTGTGCACCCACGCCCACGACGACCACGTCCGGCGGGCCCCCGCCCTGGCCGGGAGGTTCAGCACCCCCGAGCGGCGGGTGCCGGTCCTGCTGCACCCCGCCGACCGCGAGGTCTGGGACCTCACCCACCCCGGGGTGGCCACCACCGACCTCTCGAACGGGGAGGTCGTGACCGTGGCCGGGACGGAGCTGCACGTCCTGCACACCCCCGGGCACACCCCGGGCGCGGTCAGCGTCTACGCGCCGGAGCTCTCGACGGTCTTCACCGGCGACACCCTCTTCGCCGGCGGGCCCGGGGCCACGGGCCGCTCGTTCTCGGACTTCGCCACGATCGTCGACTCGATCCGCGACGTCCTCTTCGAGCTGCCCGCCGACACCCGCGTCCACACCGGCCACGGCGAGGACACCACGATCGGCGACGAGTCCCCGCACCTGCAGGAGTGGATCGCCCGCGGGCACTGA
- a CDS encoding AI-2E family transporter — MSDQQGVPPTTPPETPRERPTAAVERGVTQASQWALRLLVIGLGVAGLIWLLGKGWSLLLPLLLAILLSAVLWPLAHVLRAVMPRALAAGLSIVLLVAVVVGIFAALIPNVASQAGDVADSAVAGLDQVQTWVAGPPLNLGDDEVGNLVNQGIAELQTNAQSIALSVVGGVGTVGASVGSGLITFLLVLVLTFFCLSDGDRLLPWSRRWMGAQAHRHTVALGGRIWAAIRGYILSQAAVALVDAVFIGVGLAIIGVPFALPLAVTIFFAAFIPIVGAVVTGVLAVLVALVTLGWVQALIVLGIVLLVQQLEGNVLQPLLVGKSLALHPAVVIGSVTIGGTLFGIVGAFLAVPVAAILTVILRYVHHELVPDEPENPKAHDSGNKRRRRVPSPADTGVPADAATAPEPRPGA, encoded by the coding sequence GTGAGCGACCAGCAGGGCGTCCCGCCCACCACCCCACCCGAGACCCCCCGAGAACGGCCGACCGCGGCCGTCGAGCGCGGGGTCACCCAGGCCTCCCAGTGGGCGCTGCGGCTGCTCGTGATCGGCCTCGGCGTCGCCGGGCTCATCTGGCTGCTCGGCAAGGGCTGGTCGCTGCTGCTCCCGCTGCTGCTGGCGATCCTGCTCAGCGCCGTCCTGTGGCCGCTGGCCCACGTGCTGCGGGCGGTGATGCCGCGCGCGCTCGCGGCCGGGCTCTCCATCGTGCTGCTCGTCGCCGTGGTGGTGGGCATCTTCGCCGCCCTCATCCCCAACGTGGCCAGCCAGGCCGGTGACGTCGCGGACTCGGCCGTCGCCGGGCTGGACCAGGTCCAGACCTGGGTGGCCGGGCCGCCGCTGAACCTCGGCGACGACGAGGTCGGCAACCTGGTCAACCAGGGCATCGCCGAGCTGCAGACCAACGCGCAGAGCATCGCCCTCAGCGTCGTCGGCGGGGTCGGCACGGTGGGCGCCAGCGTCGGCTCCGGGCTCATCACCTTCCTGCTCGTGCTGGTCCTGACCTTCTTCTGCCTCTCCGACGGCGACCGGCTGCTGCCGTGGTCGCGGCGCTGGATGGGCGCGCAGGCCCACCGGCACACCGTCGCGCTGGGGGGCCGGATCTGGGCCGCGATCCGCGGCTACATCCTGTCCCAGGCCGCCGTGGCCCTCGTGGACGCGGTCTTCATCGGCGTCGGGCTGGCCATCATCGGCGTCCCCTTCGCCCTGCCGCTGGCGGTGACGATCTTCTTCGCCGCGTTCATCCCCATCGTGGGCGCCGTCGTGACCGGCGTGCTGGCCGTCCTCGTCGCCCTGGTGACGCTGGGCTGGGTGCAGGCCCTCATCGTCCTCGGGATCGTGCTGCTGGTGCAGCAGCTGGAGGGCAACGTCCTGCAGCCGCTGCTGGTGGGCAAGTCCCTCGCCCTGCACCCCGCGGTGGTCATCGGCTCGGTGACGATCGGCGGCACCCTCTTCGGGATCGTCGGCGCCTTCCTCGCCGTCCCCGTCGCCGCGATCCTCACCGTGATCCTGCGCTACGTCCACCACGAGCTCGTCCCCGACGAGCCGGAGAACCCCAAGGCCCACGACAGCGGGAACAAGCGCCGGCGCCGGGTCCCCTCCCCCGCCGACACCGGGGTTCCGGCGGACGCCGCGACGGCCCCGGAACCCCGCCCGGGAGCCTGA
- a CDS encoding cation diffusion facilitator family transporter, which yields MSSTVSPTNHRSPGTGGGESTATVLVALGANALIAVAKGVAAVVTGSAAMAAETAHSVADTVNEVFLLTALRTSARPADREHPLGYGRARYFWALVAAGSIFVTGALYSAYEGVEALTSESHDLESPLVSYVVLAVAFVLEGSSLLKGLKQTRGEAREKRQGFREFLRTTDDPTATTVVFEDSAALAGLLLAGAGTAMHQVTGSGVYDGIASLCIALLLALVAVRLARTNMRLLTGVQADPRLVSSVLVHLGDEPEVEAVVDLLTVQLGTDQVLVCARLDLVDTLTGAEVERATVRIGRTLRERFPDVAEVFLEPVPQGDAEVRGRVRERYGAELADRIVAEAADDRPGSAPS from the coding sequence GTGTCCTCGACCGTTTCCCCGACGAACCACCGGAGCCCGGGAACCGGCGGTGGCGAGAGCACCGCCACCGTCCTGGTCGCCCTCGGCGCCAACGCCCTCATCGCCGTCGCCAAGGGCGTCGCGGCGGTCGTCACGGGCTCCGCGGCCATGGCCGCGGAGACCGCGCACTCGGTGGCCGACACCGTCAACGAGGTGTTCCTGCTGACGGCCCTGCGCACCAGCGCCCGCCCCGCCGACCGCGAGCACCCCCTCGGCTACGGCCGGGCCCGCTACTTCTGGGCCCTGGTCGCCGCCGGCTCGATCTTCGTCACCGGCGCGCTGTACTCCGCCTACGAGGGCGTGGAGGCGCTGACGTCGGAGTCGCACGACCTGGAGAGCCCGCTGGTCTCCTACGTCGTGCTGGCCGTCGCCTTCGTCCTGGAGGGCTCCTCGCTGCTGAAGGGCCTGAAGCAGACGCGGGGGGAGGCCCGGGAGAAGCGGCAGGGCTTCCGCGAGTTCCTGCGCACCACCGACGACCCCACCGCGACCACGGTCGTGTTCGAGGACAGCGCCGCGCTGGCCGGGCTGCTGCTGGCCGGCGCGGGCACCGCGATGCACCAGGTCACCGGCTCGGGGGTCTACGACGGGATCGCCAGCCTCTGCATCGCGCTGCTGCTGGCCCTCGTCGCGGTCCGGCTGGCACGGACGAACATGCGCCTGCTCACCGGGGTCCAGGCCGATCCGCGGCTGGTGAGCTCCGTCCTCGTCCACCTCGGCGACGAGCCGGAGGTCGAGGCGGTGGTGGACCTGCTGACGGTCCAGCTGGGCACCGACCAGGTCCTGGTCTGCGCCCGCCTGGACCTCGTCGACACCCTGACCGGCGCCGAGGTGGAGCGGGCCACCGTCCGCATCGGCCGCACGCTGCGCGAGCGGTTCCCCGACGTCGCCGAGGTGTTCCTCGAGCCGGTGCCGCAGGGCGACGCCGAGGTGCGCGGGCGCGTGCGCGAGCGCTACGGCGCCGAGCTCGCCGACCGGATCGTCGCCGAGGCCGCCGACGACCGGCCGGGGTCCGCCCCGTCCTGA
- a CDS encoding TetR/AcrR family transcriptional regulator → MSSGVARREPGAAGTGRVGRPRTRAGAGSGRTPRQEILDAAAALFGESGYAATSTRAIAERVGIRQASLYYHFAGKDEILRELLEASVRPTLDVADALRSAAADPAAALHALVVVDVGTLLAGPLGVAALYVVPEVRQPRFEVFRDHRRRLLAVYAALAADLVPAGHPVEPAVLGHACLHLVEMAPSLPPTPGLAAQVAAACLGAVGVTGERAAAAARDGDRVRRAVVPPGA, encoded by the coding sequence GTGAGCAGCGGGGTCGCGCGCCGGGAGCCGGGGGCGGCGGGGACGGGGCGGGTCGGCCGTCCCCGCACCCGCGCGGGCGCCGGGTCCGGGCGCACCCCGCGCCAGGAGATCCTCGACGCCGCGGCGGCGCTGTTCGGGGAGTCCGGGTACGCGGCGACCTCGACGCGGGCCATCGCCGAGCGGGTGGGGATCCGGCAGGCCTCGCTGTACTACCACTTCGCGGGCAAGGACGAGATCCTGCGGGAGCTGCTGGAGGCCTCGGTCCGCCCGACCCTGGACGTCGCCGACGCGCTGCGCTCGGCGGCGGCGGACCCGGCGGCGGCCCTGCACGCCCTGGTCGTTGTCGACGTCGGGACGCTGCTGGCGGGGCCGCTGGGCGTCGCGGCGCTCTACGTCGTGCCGGAGGTCCGGCAGCCGCGGTTCGAGGTGTTCCGCGACCACCGGCGCCGGCTGCTGGCCGTCTACGCCGCCCTCGCCGCCGACCTCGTCCCCGCCGGGCACCCGGTGGAGCCGGCGGTCCTGGGCCACGCCTGCCTGCACCTGGTCGAGATGGCCCCGTCCCTGCCTCCGACCCCGGGCCTGGCCGCGCAGGTCGCGGCGGCGTGCCTGGGGGCGGTGGGCGTCACGGGGGAGCGCGCCGCGGCCGCCGCCCGGGACGGCGACCGCGTGCGCCGGGCGGTGGTCCCGCCGGGGGCCTGA
- the cysS gene encoding cysteine--tRNA ligase: MTLHLHDSAAGAVREFAPLVPGQVGIYVCGATPQGSPHLGHVRAQVVFDVLRRWLVRSGYEVTLVRNVTDIDDKILAKAAEAGTEWWAHAYRFEREFSAAYAALGVLPPTVEPRATGHVPEMVELIQRLVERGHAYAAADGSGDVYFDVRSWPAYGELTHQRLDDMEPAADADPRGKRDPRDFALWKGAKPGEPATASWATPWGRGRPGWHLECSAMAGRYLGPRFDVHGGGLDLRFPHHENEQAQSRAAGDGFANFWLHNHFVTMSGEKMSKSLGNVLGVPHLLETHRAVVLRYYLVSGHYRTHLEHSENSLVEAEAAYSRLEGLLRRAAERLGGLAAGEVPAAFAAAMDDDLATPTALAVLHETARAGNSALAAGDEAALRTAAGQLRAGLDVLGLDPFAEPWASQTTGSDAARTALDVLVRARLEDRATARATKDFATADAVRDSLKSAGIVIEDTPTGARWALEGEQ; the protein is encoded by the coding sequence GTGACCCTCCACCTGCACGACAGCGCCGCCGGCGCGGTGCGCGAGTTCGCGCCGCTCGTCCCCGGGCAGGTCGGCATCTACGTCTGCGGCGCCACGCCGCAGGGGTCACCCCACCTCGGCCACGTCCGCGCCCAGGTCGTCTTCGACGTCCTGCGCCGCTGGCTGGTGCGCAGCGGGTACGAGGTGACGCTGGTCCGCAACGTCACCGACATCGACGACAAGATCCTCGCCAAGGCCGCCGAGGCGGGCACGGAGTGGTGGGCCCACGCCTACCGCTTCGAGCGCGAGTTCTCCGCCGCCTACGCCGCCCTCGGCGTCCTGCCCCCCACCGTCGAGCCGCGCGCCACCGGCCACGTCCCCGAGATGGTCGAGCTGATCCAGCGGCTGGTCGAGCGCGGGCACGCCTACGCGGCCGCCGACGGCTCCGGCGACGTCTACTTCGACGTCCGGTCCTGGCCGGCCTACGGGGAGCTGACCCACCAGCGCCTCGACGACATGGAGCCGGCCGCCGACGCCGACCCCCGCGGCAAGCGCGACCCCCGCGACTTCGCCCTCTGGAAGGGCGCCAAGCCCGGGGAGCCGGCGACGGCGTCCTGGGCGACCCCGTGGGGCCGCGGCCGGCCCGGCTGGCACCTGGAGTGCTCGGCGATGGCCGGTCGCTACCTCGGCCCGCGCTTCGACGTCCACGGCGGCGGCCTGGACCTGCGCTTCCCCCACCACGAGAACGAGCAGGCCCAGTCGCGCGCCGCGGGCGACGGCTTCGCGAACTTCTGGCTGCACAACCACTTCGTCACCATGTCGGGCGAGAAGATGAGCAAGTCCCTCGGCAACGTCCTCGGCGTCCCGCACCTGCTGGAGACCCACCGCGCGGTCGTGCTGCGCTACTACCTCGTCTCCGGGCACTACCGCACGCACCTGGAGCACTCCGAGAACTCCCTGGTGGAGGCCGAGGCCGCCTACTCGCGGCTGGAGGGTCTCCTGCGCCGGGCCGCCGAGCGCCTCGGCGGGCTCGCGGCGGGGGAGGTCCCCGCGGCGTTCGCCGCCGCGATGGACGACGACCTGGCGACCCCCACGGCGCTCGCGGTCCTGCACGAGACCGCCCGCGCCGGGAACTCCGCCCTCGCCGCCGGCGACGAGGCGGCGCTGCGCACGGCCGCCGGGCAGCTGCGCGCCGGCCTCGACGTGCTGGGGCTGGACCCGTTCGCCGAACCCTGGGCGTCGCAGACCACCGGTTCCGACGCCGCGCGCACCGCACTGGACGTGCTGGTGCGTGCTCGGCTGGAGGACCGGGCAACCGCTCGCGCCACGAAGGACTTCGCCACCGCCGACGCGGTGCGCGACTCCCTGAAGAGCGCGGGCATCGTGATCGAGGACACCCCCACCGGGGCACGGTGGGCTCTGGAGGGTGAGCAGTAG